GGCGTAGACCGAGCGGGTATGCTCCGCGCTCTCCAGCTGCGTTTCGCCCGCCTGCTGGCGCTGCTGCGCGCCGATCATATCGGCATAGGCGGTAGAGGCGTGCTGGTTGATATCGAGCTTGGCGCGCTGGATCTCCGCCTGCGCCGCCTGACGTTCCGCCTCCGCCGAGCGGGTTTTGGCGTTGACCAGCCCGCCCTGATAGATCGGCGCCTCAACCCGCAGCTGTAGCTCATCATCCCAGTAGGATCGGGTATCGTTTTCATAGCGGGTGCGCCCCGCCTCGACTTTAATCGTCGGCCAGTGGTTCGACGCCGCCTGATTGATGCGTTCGCGCGCCGCTTCCTGTCTCGCCTGCGCGCTGCGTACCGCGGCGCTCTTTTCATAGGCGATGCGGTCGAGGGTGATCTGCTGCTGCAGTAGCGATTCCGGCAGCTCCGGCAGGTTATCGGAGACCACGCCGGTTAACACGGTAAGCTGCGCCTGCGCCGATCGCTGCTGGGCGCGGTACTGCTCCAGGGTGGCGCGCATCCCCGCCAGGCGCGTGCCCGCCTGCAGCACGTCAGACTGCGAGTTCAGCCCGGCGTCGGCGCGCAGCGTGGCGATATCGCGCACATGTTCCAGCGAGGCGATATTTTTACGCGCCGAGACCACCAGCGCCTGATAGCGCTTTACTTCCAGATAGGCCTGCAGCGTATCGGCGGCGACGGTGGTCATGGTGTCAAACAGAGCGAAACGGTAGGCGTCCGACAGCGCGTGCTGTTCATTGATGGCGCCGCTGGTGCGGCCGAAGTCATAGAGCAGCTGGCTCAGCGTGACGCCGCCGGAGGCGCTGTTGTTCAGGCTGCCGGAAGAGTCGGTCTGATGCGACCGCCCGCCGGTGCCCTGCAGCGAGATCTGCGGATACCAGGCGCTTTTCGCCGCATCCAGCTCCGCCTCGCCGACGTTGATCTGCGCGGCAGCCTGCGCAATCTGCGGATTGCGGGCAAAAGCGCGCAGGATAGCATCGCGCAGGGTCAGCGTGGCGATCTGCTCTTCGGTGGGCGCGGCGCGCCAGTTAAATTCGGCTTTAGGCTCTGACGCGGCCCAGACGGCATGCCCGGCGCAGCCCCACGCGGCGCTCAGGCAAAGGGAAACAAGGAGTTTACGCATGCAGCTCGATCAACCTTCTTCTTATTCGTACGCGTGAGGCGGCATCCGCTTCCCCGTCCGACGGCTAATACCCGATAAGATAACATCATGAATTATTACAGAGTTCCATTCATTTTATTAATCAGTTTTATAATTTATCCGCTGTTATTTTTTTTGGGATATAAGTCACACTGTCATAAAAGCGTTGGGATAACGCCTCAAAAATGATAAAGACGGCTAAAAGCCGCCTTTATCATTAAAAAAACAACTTTATTAATCTGGTCAAATCTTAAATCAGACTAACCATTTACCTCAGGCTACCGGCTGGACATGCTGCTGTTGCAGCAGCTCGGCCAGCGCGTTTTCCGTTGCCGGCGCATAGTGGGCGGCGGCGTCGCCCTGCGCAGCAAGGTGGCCGGCAGCGGTCACGCTGTGCCACATATCCGCCGGCGCGGGCGACAGCGCCGCTTCGCCGCCGTGCGCGGTGGTTTCTGCGTGGGTGGTCGCCTTCACTGCATCCGCGTCATGCGCGGCGGCTTCGGCGTCGGCAAACTTCGCCGTTTGTCCTTCATGCGCAGATGCTTCCGCGCCGGCGGTTGGCTGTGCCGCCGTTTTGGTCTGGGGTTCAGCATCGGCGGCGCTTAAACGATCCACCAGCGCGGCAAGCGAGGGCTGGCTGTCGCTGTGCAGGCCGAGCGACGCCGCATCCAGCGGCTGGGCATGATGGTCAGCGCCTGCGGTTTCCGTGGCGGTCAGCGTCGCCGCGTGCGCGACCAGCGCGTCGGAGGCCTCATGACTCTGCGTCGGCTGAACATCGCTCAAGGTCACCGCGCCATCGGCATCAACGGTGAGTATCTTCGCCTGTACCTGGGTAACATTCGAACCGCTCCAGCTCAGCCAGTCGCTCATTGTGGCAACGACGGTATAACTGCCGGGCGTCAGCGCCTCCACGTCACTGGCGGGTACGGTGACCTGCCAGTGGTTATCAAAGCCCTGCCCATCTTCGCCAGCCGCAACGACAGAGGTGTAGGTTTTACCGTTCAGCGTAACGTACACGGTTGAGCCAATGCCCAGCCCCTCGCCGGAGGAGCGGGACGAACTGATAACCAGATCGCTATGCTTCTCCGCACCGCCCAGATGGTTGTCGCCGCTGATGGGATCAAATTCAAACGTCATGGGATAATGATAGGGATAACCGCCCGCCGCCGTTTTGATAGTGCGCGTAGCAGCGAACTGATTGCCATCCTGATCCTGATAGCTGATGGTAATATGGGTCGTGGTAGCGTTCTTGACGCTAAACAGATCGGGAACATTTACGCTCCAGACGCCCTCACTGGTAACGGTGCCGAAAAAGACCTTGTCCCCCGCGGTCAATTTCACCGTACTGTCCGCCGGAACGCCGGTGGCCTGCCCGGTAATATAGAAAGGTGCCGCGATTTCACCGTCATCCACGTTGTTGTCGCCGGAAATGGTATCAATGGTTAACACCGGCGTTTCGTTGCCGGCGCCGTTATGGTTCAGCGTCAGGGTTTTCGCCACCTGCGCCACTTCCTTCGCCCCGCCGTAGAAGGCGGTGGCGATCAACGTAATCTGTCCATCCGGCAGCATCTGCACATCTTCCTTCGGCACGGTAATCACCCAGCGGCTGTCGGTGGTGGTTTTGGTACTGTAGGTGTGGCCGTTCAGCATTACCTGCACTTCATGTCCGCTGTCGATATAGCGGCCCCAGCCGGAAATCAGCAGCTCGCCGCCGCGCTCGACGGCGCTCAACACATCGTCGCCGGTGACCTTATTCACCGCCAGCGTCGGCACCTTACTGTTGCTGTTGAGCAACGTAAACTGCGTGCTGACATGATGATCCACGCCTGCGCTGTCGGTATGGTCGGCGGTGACCCTCACTTTGCCGCCAGGGATGGCGGCGATATCGCTCTCCGGCACGGTGACGGCCCACATGCCGTCGTTGCCCAGCTTACCGCTGTAGGTTTTCCCATGCAGCGTGATCAGCACGGTGTCGCCCGGCGCTCCCTGATACGCGTAGCCGGAAATGACCGTGGCATTGCCATGTTCATTGTTAGTGATGGCGTTATTGACTGAAATCGGGTTAAACGCCAGATCGGGGTCCAGCACGGTAAAGGTTTTGGTCTGGGTGCTATTCACGCTTTCGCCCGTGTTCAGCGTAGCATTAATCGAGGCGATCACCGTATAGCTGCCGGGCGGCAGCGCCTGCACATCGCTGGCGGGCACGGTAATCTGCCAGTGGTTGTCATAGTTGCCGCCCTCCACCACGCCGGTGTAGGTTTTGCCGTTAAGCGTGACGTAAACCGTATCACCGAAGCCAAGGTTTTCACCGGAGAATTTCGAGCCGGTGATAATCAGATCGCTCTGCCCTTCCTGCGCGTCGACTTTGCCGTCGACGCTAATGGTATCGATCTGAAACGCCATTGGATATTTATAAGGATAATCAGAAGGCACCAGATGGATTTCGCGGCTGGCGGCGACCTCGTTGCCGTCGCTGTCCTGCCAGCTGACGATCGCATGGGTGGAGTTGGCGTTTTTGGCGTTATAGAGCTGTCCGACTTTGACGCTCCAGACACCGTCGCTGGTGACTTCACCATAAAAGATTTTATCTGCGATGGTCAGCTTAATGCGGCTGCCTGCCGGAATGCGGCTGGCATGGCCGGTAAGAAAGGTGGTGGCGCCGATCTCATACAGGCTGATGGTGTCATCTGCGGAAACGGTATCGATCGCCAGCGACGGCGATGCCTTGCCGGCGCCCTCATTATTCAGCGTCAGGGTTTTCGCCACCTCAGCGACGCGCGCCTCATGGCCGAGCGAGGCCAGTAGCGTGATCTGTCCTTCCGGCAGCGCCTGCACATCCGCCTGCGGCACGCTGATCGTCCAGCGGCTGTCTTTGGTGGTGGTGGCGTGATACTGATGGCCGTTCAGGGTTACCGTCACCTCATACCCTTCGCCGATATTGCGACCCCAGCCGGAAATCAACAGATCGCCGCCGCGTTCGACGGCGCTCAGCACATCGTCGCCGGTCACCTTGTTAAGAAACAGCACCGGTACCGACGGGCTCACGGTGCCCGCCAGCAGATTAATCTGGCTGCTGGCCGCGTGCGCCACGCCTGCGCTGTCGGTATGAGAGGCGTTAACGGTCACTTTGCCGTTAGGAATTTGC
This DNA window, taken from Mixta gaviniae, encodes the following:
- a CDS encoding TolC family outer membrane protein encodes the protein MRKLLVSLCLSAAWGCAGHAVWAASEPKAEFNWRAAPTEEQIATLTLRDAILRAFARNPQIAQAAAQINVGEAELDAAKSAWYPQISLQGTGGRSHQTDSSGSLNNSASGGVTLSQLLYDFGRTSGAINEQHALSDAYRFALFDTMTTVAADTLQAYLEVKRYQALVVSARKNIASLEHVRDIATLRADAGLNSQSDVLQAGTRLAGMRATLEQYRAQQRSAQAQLTVLTGVVSDNLPELPESLLQQQITLDRIAYEKSAAVRSAQARQEAARERINQAASNHWPTIKVEAGRTRYENDTRSYWDDELQLRVEAPIYQGGLVNAKTRSAEAERQAAQAEIQRAKLDINQHASTAYADMIGAQQRQQAGETQLESAEHTRSVYADEYRLSKRSLNDLLSVEQDVFQADSMRLTALYDGWNATVRYAAAVDNLLDIMGIDREKNSGDLLPSLQ
- a CDS encoding Ig-like domain-containing protein, with product MANTTDRQRLAAALPFSDATLQSSLAAETDAASSRVATTSSSSHQQDDAPTRAANETITINPISIDNTIGYYEHGNATVVSGYVRQGNPGDTVTVTLHGKSYSGTLGNDTMWYVAVPESDIAQIPNGKVTVNASHTDSAGVAHAASSQINLLAGTVSPSVPVLFLNKVTGDDVLSAVERGGDLLISGWGRNIGEGYEVTVTLNGHQYHATTTKDSRWTISVPQADVQALPEGQITLLASLGHEARVAEVAKTLTLNNEGAGKASPSLAIDTVSADDTISLYEIGATTFLTGHASRIPAGSRIKLTIADKIFYGEVTSDGVWSVKVGQLYNAKNANSTHAIVSWQDSDGNEVAASREIHLVPSDYPYKYPMAFQIDTISVDGKVDAQEGQSDLIITGSKFSGENLGFGDTVYVTLNGKTYTGVVEGGNYDNHWQITVPASDVQALPPGSYTVIASINATLNTGESVNSTQTKTFTVLDPDLAFNPISVNNAITNNEHGNATVISGYAYQGAPGDTVLITLHGKTYSGKLGNDGMWAVTVPESDIAAIPGGKVRVTADHTDSAGVDHHVSTQFTLLNSNSKVPTLAVNKVTGDDVLSAVERGGELLISGWGRYIDSGHEVQVMLNGHTYSTKTTTDSRWVITVPKEDVQMLPDGQITLIATAFYGGAKEVAQVAKTLTLNHNGAGNETPVLTIDTISGDNNVDDGEIAAPFYITGQATGVPADSTVKLTAGDKVFFGTVTSEGVWSVNVPDLFSVKNATTTHITISYQDQDGNQFAATRTIKTAAGGYPYHYPMTFEFDPISGDNHLGGAEKHSDLVISSSRSSGEGLGIGSTVYVTLNGKTYTSVVAAGEDGQGFDNHWQVTVPASDVEALTPGSYTVVATMSDWLSWSGSNVTQVQAKILTVDADGAVTLSDVQPTQSHEASDALVAHAATLTATETAGADHHAQPLDAASLGLHSDSQPSLAALVDRLSAADAEPQTKTAAQPTAGAEASAHEGQTAKFADAEAAAHDADAVKATTHAETTAHGGEAALSPAPADMWHSVTAAGHLAAQGDAAAHYAPATENALAELLQQQHVQPVA